One Methylomonas sp. LL1 DNA window includes the following coding sequences:
- a CDS encoding ATP-binding cassette domain-containing protein yields MLNFKNIAIRRGNRLLFSEASFTIHKGQKIGLTGANGAGKSSLFAMLRGELHADEGEFSMPPNLEVAHVAQETPALECSAIDYVLDGDRELRGLQRQLHEAEQAHDGLKLAELHASLEHVGGYTAQARASRLLNGLGFSTTQESQPVSSFSGGWRMRLNLAQALMCRSDVLLLDEPTNHLDLDAVIYLQDWLCKYPGTLLLISHDRDFLDTITDHIVHIEQGKAEIYTGNYSDFERMRAEKLAQQQTAFEKQQREIAHIQSFVDRFKAQATKARQAQSRIKALERMELIAQAHVDSPFNFSFPPPKKMPNPLLKIEHAEIGYPNKVVIKNASLSISPGDRIGLLGPNGAGKSSLIKVLAGQMPALSGKLQTAQDLNIGYFAQHQLELLRLDESPLWHLQQLDKQALERDLRNFLGGFDFRGDKVNDPVGPFSGGEKARLVLALLVYQNPNLLLLDEPTNHLDLEMRHALSVALQEYQGAIVVVSHDRHLLRSVTDQLLLVADGKIQPFDGDLDDYKQWLAEQKKAGNEPEAVDQSSQANVSRKDQRKQEADRRQRLKPLLDAVKKAEAAVEKYHKEQQELEQQLADPAIYSDENKEQLKKLLSRKSQADNALEQAELDWMTAEENLSQAE; encoded by the coding sequence ATGCTCAATTTCAAAAATATCGCCATCCGTCGCGGCAACCGTTTACTGTTTAGCGAGGCTTCATTCACGATACATAAAGGCCAGAAGATCGGTCTGACCGGGGCCAATGGCGCCGGCAAATCCAGTCTGTTTGCGATGCTGCGCGGCGAACTGCATGCCGACGAAGGCGAATTTTCCATGCCGCCGAATCTGGAAGTGGCGCATGTGGCGCAAGAAACGCCGGCCCTGGAATGCTCGGCTATCGATTATGTGTTGGACGGCGACCGCGAGTTGCGCGGCTTGCAACGGCAATTGCACGAAGCCGAGCAAGCCCACGATGGCCTGAAGCTGGCCGAACTGCATGCTTCGCTGGAGCATGTCGGCGGCTATACCGCTCAAGCGAGGGCTTCGCGCTTGCTGAACGGCTTGGGCTTCAGCACCACGCAAGAAAGCCAGCCGGTCAGTTCGTTTTCCGGCGGTTGGAGGATGCGTCTGAATCTGGCTCAGGCGCTGATGTGCCGTTCGGACGTGCTGCTTTTGGACGAACCGACCAACCATTTGGACTTGGACGCGGTGATTTATTTGCAGGATTGGTTATGCAAATATCCCGGTACCTTGCTGCTGATCTCGCACGACCGGGATTTTCTGGACACCATCACCGACCACATCGTCCATATCGAACAGGGCAAGGCCGAGATTTACACCGGCAATTATTCCGACTTCGAACGCATGCGCGCCGAAAAGCTGGCCCAACAACAAACGGCTTTTGAGAAGCAGCAGCGCGAGATTGCTCATATCCAGAGTTTCGTCGACCGCTTCAAGGCTCAGGCCACCAAGGCTCGACAGGCGCAAAGCCGGATCAAGGCGCTGGAGCGGATGGAGCTGATCGCCCAGGCTCATGTCGATTCGCCGTTCAATTTCAGCTTTCCGCCGCCGAAGAAAATGCCCAACCCCTTGCTGAAAATCGAGCATGCCGAGATCGGCTACCCGAACAAGGTGGTGATCAAAAACGCTTCTTTGTCGATTTCGCCCGGCGACCGCATCGGTCTGCTGGGACCGAACGGCGCCGGCAAGTCCAGTTTGATCAAGGTGTTGGCCGGGCAAATGCCGGCCTTGAGCGGCAAGTTGCAAACCGCGCAGGACTTGAATATCGGTTATTTTGCCCAGCATCAGCTGGAACTGTTGCGGCTGGACGAGAGCCCGCTGTGGCATCTACAGCAACTCGACAAGCAGGCGCTGGAGCGGGATTTACGCAATTTTCTGGGCGGCTTCGATTTTCGCGGCGACAAGGTCAACGACCCGGTCGGACCGTTTTCCGGCGGCGAAAAAGCCCGGCTGGTACTGGCGCTACTGGTGTATCAAAATCCCAATCTGCTGTTGCTGGACGAACCGACCAACCATCTGGACCTGGAAATGCGCCATGCCTTGAGCGTGGCCTTGCAGGAATATCAAGGCGCCATCGTGGTGGTCTCGCATGACCGGCACTTGCTGCGCTCGGTGACCGACCAACTATTGCTGGTGGCCGATGGCAAGATCCAGCCGTTCGACGGCGACCTGGACGATTACAAACAATGGCTAGCCGAACAAAAAAAAGCCGGCAACGAACCTGAAGCGGTGGATCAGTCCAGTCAAGCCAATGTCTCGCGCAAGGATCAGCGCAAACAGGAGGCCGATCGGCGCCAGCGCCTGAAGCCCTTGCTGGATGCGGTAAAAAAAGCCGAGGCGGCGGTAGAAAAATATCATAAGGAACAGCAGGAACTGGAGCAGCAACTGGCCGATCCTGCTATCTATAGCGATGAAAATAAGGAACAATTGAAAAAACTGTTGAGCCGGAAAAGTCAGGCCGATAATGCGCTGGAACAAGCCGAACTCGACTGGATGACGGCCGAGGAAAATCTGTCACAAGCGGAGTAA
- a CDS encoding flavin reductase family protein, with translation MNDFPLSQVYQLLEPGPVVLLTTADRGRANVMTLSWHMVVEFEPPLLACVVSSDDFSFAALRATGECVIAIPALELAAKTVEIGNVSGSKLDKFQTFGLTPVPAEQVAAPLIAECIANLECRVVDSRLVDTYNLFVMEVVQAWHDPEQAAAKTFHHQGYGRFVVDGDTLELASKMR, from the coding sequence ATGAACGATTTCCCTTTATCGCAAGTTTATCAATTGCTGGAACCGGGGCCGGTGGTGCTGTTGACCACCGCCGACCGGGGGCGAGCCAATGTGATGACGCTGTCCTGGCATATGGTGGTGGAGTTCGAGCCGCCATTGCTGGCTTGCGTGGTCAGCAGCGACGATTTCAGTTTTGCTGCGTTGCGGGCCACCGGCGAATGCGTGATAGCCATTCCTGCGCTGGAGTTGGCCGCCAAAACGGTTGAAATCGGCAATGTGTCGGGCAGCAAGCTAGACAAATTTCAGACATTCGGCCTGACGCCGGTACCGGCCGAACAAGTCGCGGCGCCTTTAATCGCCGAATGTATCGCCAATCTGGAATGCCGGGTGGTCGATAGTCGGCTGGTCGACACCTACAATCTGTTTGTGATGGAAGTGGTGCAAGCCTGGCACGATCCCGAGCAAGCGGCCGCAAAGACTTTTCATCACCAAGGGTACGGACGTTTCGTGGTCGATGGAGATACCTTGGAGCTGGCCTCCAAAATGCGCTAA
- a CDS encoding HD-GYP domain-containing protein, with protein MIKKVDVSDLRLGMYIHDLNRDWVEHPFLRNRFLVQSPRDLERVRELGARYVYIDTELGQDLPNPTPFRTVDRTLEDTLQDLGRTLKRTTPLVSVQEEIRQAKHVVKEANIMVHDILQDCRLGKQVELEKTQPLVTSITESIFRNPDALVSLLRIKQADKYTYQHSVAVGTLLISFCRALDIGRTEIELAGIGGLLHDIGKMKIPRYILNKPGKLSEREFALMQQHVAEGRLVLENTPGISPISINIAAEHHEHYDGSGYPLGLKGDEISRFGQMAAIVDVYDALTSQRVYHAGAEPTAVLKQLLECCGQHFDMPLVHSFIRTVGIYPVGALVKLENDDLAVVVEQHHEDLLHPKVKAIFNSRLRSFIRPRDYDLSKPSCHQRIVCFEIPSRWRIEPYAYL; from the coding sequence ATGATCAAAAAAGTCGATGTTTCCGATCTCCGCCTGGGTATGTATATCCACGACCTGAATCGCGATTGGGTCGAACATCCTTTCTTGCGTAATCGTTTCCTGGTGCAATCGCCGCGCGATCTGGAAAGAGTCAGGGAACTGGGAGCGCGCTACGTCTATATCGATACCGAATTGGGTCAGGATCTACCGAATCCTACGCCTTTCAGAACCGTCGATCGAACCTTGGAAGACACGCTGCAAGATCTTGGCAGAACCCTGAAACGCACAACGCCCCTGGTTTCGGTCCAGGAAGAAATTCGCCAGGCCAAGCATGTCGTCAAGGAAGCCAACATCATGGTGCATGACATCTTGCAGGATTGCCGATTGGGCAAACAGGTTGAACTGGAAAAAACCCAGCCCCTCGTCACCTCGATCACCGAATCCATTTTCCGCAATCCCGACGCCCTCGTCAGCCTGCTCAGAATCAAACAAGCCGACAAATACACCTATCAACATTCGGTAGCGGTCGGCACACTGTTGATCAGCTTTTGTCGAGCATTGGATATAGGCCGCACCGAAATCGAGCTGGCCGGCATCGGCGGTCTGCTGCACGACATCGGCAAGATGAAAATCCCACGCTATATATTGAACAAACCCGGCAAGCTCTCCGAGCGCGAATTTGCGCTGATGCAGCAACATGTCGCCGAAGGCCGGCTGGTATTGGAAAACACTCCCGGCATATCGCCGATTTCCATCAATATCGCCGCCGAACATCACGAACATTACGATGGCAGCGGTTATCCGCTGGGCTTGAAGGGTGATGAAATCAGCCGTTTCGGCCAAATGGCCGCGATTGTCGATGTCTACGACGCATTAACCTCCCAACGGGTTTATCACGCCGGAGCGGAACCCACCGCCGTGTTGAAACAGTTGTTGGAATGCTGCGGACAACATTTCGATATGCCGCTGGTGCATAGCTTCATCCGTACCGTCGGCATTTATCCGGTCGGCGCTCTGGTCAAGCTTGAAAACGACGATCTGGCCGTGGTGGTCGAACAACACCATGAGGATTTGCTGCATCCCAAAGTCAAGGCTATTTTCAACAGCCGTCTACGCAGTTTCATCCGGCCCAGAGATTACGATTTGTCCAAACCCAGCTGCCATCAGCGCATCGTCTGTTTCGAAATCCCATCCCGTTGGCGCATCGAGCCGTATGCTTATCTCTAG
- a CDS encoding ZIP family metal transporter, with amino-acid sequence MSILLLIVIFTAIGGILSVMAAGVFLLLPEKQRQNVLPHGISFAVGALLTGAFCGLIPHAFEEVPVEDMSILSATILIGILLFFMLEKLLVWRHCHSHACEAHGEDSHEDHHDHNPHNDHGRRVAGMFIILGDSIHNFVDGVLIGAAFLTDPQLGMVTSLAVAAHEIPQEVGDFAILLHSGYTRGKALFYNVLASLSTVIGGVLAYFSLGDLHHILPYFLTLAASSFIYIAVADLIPSLHHKTDIKTSLQQIGFILAGVLLILLMQSIAHRFEG; translated from the coding sequence TTGAGTATTTTGTTATTGATCGTCATCTTCACGGCTATCGGCGGCATCCTCAGCGTGATGGCGGCGGGCGTGTTTTTGCTGTTGCCCGAAAAACAACGGCAAAACGTGCTGCCACACGGCATCAGTTTTGCAGTCGGCGCGCTATTGACCGGTGCATTTTGCGGCCTGATTCCGCATGCGTTCGAGGAAGTGCCGGTCGAAGACATGTCGATACTGTCGGCAACCATCTTGATCGGCATCCTGCTGTTTTTTATGCTGGAAAAGCTACTGGTTTGGCGCCATTGCCATTCCCATGCCTGCGAAGCACACGGCGAGGACTCGCACGAGGATCATCACGATCACAACCCGCATAACGACCATGGCCGCCGGGTTGCAGGCATGTTCATCATTTTGGGCGACAGCATCCACAACTTTGTCGATGGCGTATTGATCGGCGCGGCCTTTTTGACCGACCCGCAGCTGGGCATGGTGACCAGCCTGGCCGTGGCCGCCCACGAAATTCCGCAGGAAGTCGGCGATTTTGCGATATTGCTGCATAGCGGCTACACCCGAGGCAAAGCCTTGTTCTATAACGTGCTGGCCAGCCTATCCACCGTCATCGGCGGCGTGCTGGCTTATTTCAGCCTAGGCGATCTGCACCACATCTTGCCCTATTTCCTGACGCTGGCCGCCTCCAGCTTTATCTACATCGCCGTCGCCGATTTGATTCCGTCTCTCCACCACAAGACCGACATCAAAACCTCGCTGCAACAGATAGGCTTTATTCTGGCCGGCGTGCTGTTGATTTTGCTGATGCAGAGTATCGCGCATCGCTTCGAGGGTTAA
- the pgeF gene encoding peptidoglycan editing factor PgeF, with protein sequence MNWIKPDWPLPEGVHAATTLRGGGASSGAYASLNPAAHVDDDPDHVETNRKIIRDMLQLPAEPVWLQQVHGTRVIKADQAQGLEQADASFTDQPGTVCAVLTADCLPVLFCGDHGGVIAAAHAGWRGLQAGVIERTLSAMSCQKVSVWLGPAIGPEHFEVGEDVREAFVADNAKAAEAFKATGPGKWLADIYHLARLQLAELGVEQIHGGAYCTVSDAQRFYSYRRDGATTGRMASLIWRD encoded by the coding sequence ATGAACTGGATCAAGCCTGATTGGCCGCTGCCCGAGGGAGTGCATGCCGCTACCACCTTGCGTGGCGGCGGTGCCAGCAGCGGCGCTTATGCCAGCCTGAATCCGGCCGCCCATGTCGATGACGACCCTGATCATGTCGAAACTAACCGCAAAATCATTCGCGACATGCTGCAACTTCCCGCCGAACCGGTTTGGTTGCAACAAGTACATGGGACGCGCGTAATCAAGGCCGATCAGGCCCAAGGTTTGGAGCAGGCTGATGCCAGCTTTACCGACCAACCCGGCACCGTGTGCGCGGTGTTGACGGCCGATTGTCTGCCGGTTTTGTTCTGCGGCGACCATGGCGGTGTGATTGCCGCCGCCCATGCCGGCTGGCGTGGCTTGCAGGCCGGCGTGATCGAGCGGACGTTATCGGCGATGAGTTGCCAAAAGGTTTCGGTCTGGCTGGGACCGGCGATTGGACCGGAACATTTTGAAGTCGGCGAGGACGTGCGCGAGGCCTTTGTGGCCGATAACGCCAAGGCCGCCGAGGCCTTTAAAGCCACCGGCCCAGGCAAATGGCTGGCGGATATTTATCATCTGGCCAGACTGCAATTAGCCGAATTGGGCGTCGAACAAATTCATGGCGGCGCTTATTGCACCGTCAGCGATGCGCAACGTTTTTATTCCTACCGCCGCGACGGCGCGACTACCGGGCGCATGGCCAGCCTGATCTGGAGAGATTAA
- the rluD gene encoding 23S rRNA pseudouridine(1911/1915/1917) synthase RluD, translating into MTILTARVPDELAGMRLDQCLAEMFPDYSRSKLQTWVKAGRVLVDGEAMKGRDKLDGGEEIELDAEAEQVIEYDAEDIPLDIVYEDESLLIVNKPAGLVVHPAVGNWTGTLVNALLNHAPSLDTLPRAGIVHRIDKDTSGLLMVAKTLQAHNSLIEQLQERTIHREYLALVKGWMTAGGTVDQPIGRHPVDRKRNAVRRDGKEAVTHYRLEQRFKRHTLIRVKLETGRTHQIRVHMAHINYPLVGDQVYGGRFQMPADCNPALAEALRNFKRQALHATKLGLDHPETGEYLEWEQPMPEDMQNLITLLAENELDQA; encoded by the coding sequence ATGACGATATTAACCGCAAGGGTTCCCGATGAACTGGCCGGCATGCGCCTGGACCAGTGTCTGGCGGAGATGTTCCCCGACTATTCCCGCAGCAAGCTGCAAACCTGGGTAAAAGCCGGGAGGGTACTGGTCGATGGCGAAGCGATGAAGGGCCGCGATAAGCTGGACGGCGGGGAGGAAATCGAGCTGGACGCCGAAGCCGAGCAGGTCATCGAATATGACGCGGAAGACATTCCGCTGGACATCGTTTACGAAGACGAGTCGCTGCTGATCGTCAACAAACCGGCCGGACTGGTGGTGCACCCGGCGGTCGGTAACTGGACCGGTACGCTGGTCAACGCGCTGCTGAATCACGCCCCTAGCCTGGATACTCTGCCGCGCGCCGGCATCGTGCACCGGATCGACAAGGACACCAGCGGCCTGCTGATGGTGGCTAAAACCTTGCAAGCGCACAACAGCCTGATCGAACAATTGCAGGAACGCACGATACACCGCGAATATCTGGCCTTGGTGAAGGGCTGGATGACCGCCGGCGGTACCGTCGACCAGCCAATCGGCCGCCATCCGGTGGACCGCAAACGCAACGCGGTACGCCGCGACGGCAAGGAAGCGGTAACGCATTACCGGCTGGAGCAACGTTTCAAACGCCATACCCTGATCCGAGTCAAGCTGGAAACCGGCCGTACCCATCAAATTCGGGTACACATGGCGCATATCAATTACCCCTTGGTCGGCGATCAGGTGTATGGTGGCCGTTTTCAGATGCCGGCCGATTGCAACCCGGCCCTGGCCGAGGCGCTGCGTAATTTCAAGCGCCAAGCCCTGCATGCGACCAAATTGGGTCTGGATCATCCGGAAACCGGCGAATACCTGGAATGGGAACAACCGATGCCCGAGGATATGCAAAACCTGATCACATTGCTGGCGGAAAATGAACTGGATCAAGCCTGA
- a CDS encoding outer membrane protein assembly factor BamD — MRLLLVKTVFIASLAWTLPGCETLSALGGKDNSAKEDEYVGWDDAKFHQQAKEALDNKNYQKAITLYEALEARYPFGDYAAQAQLNVAYAYYKNDDPEAALAAADRFIKVHPRNPNVDYAYYLKGLINYNRGIGFLDRFLPTDSSQRDPGNAKDAYDNFQELIQRFPQSKYVPDARLRMVALRNNMAMYEVHVADFYMRRKAYVAAINRANHIIKDFQRTPAVPHALQIMQEGYRKLGMEDLAADAERVFNLNYPNGIPVADYKEKTMMEETWDAIGMDK, encoded by the coding sequence ATGCGATTACTTTTAGTAAAAACTGTTTTTATCGCCAGTTTGGCCTGGACTTTGCCGGGCTGTGAAACCTTGAGTGCCTTGGGCGGCAAGGATAATTCGGCCAAGGAAGACGAATACGTCGGCTGGGACGATGCCAAGTTTCACCAGCAGGCCAAGGAAGCGCTGGACAACAAAAATTACCAAAAAGCCATCACGCTTTATGAAGCGTTGGAAGCCCGCTATCCGTTCGGCGATTATGCCGCTCAGGCGCAATTGAACGTGGCCTATGCCTATTATAAAAATGACGATCCGGAAGCGGCTCTGGCGGCGGCCGATCGATTTATCAAGGTGCATCCGCGAAACCCCAACGTCGACTACGCCTATTATTTAAAAGGTTTGATCAACTATAACCGTGGTATCGGTTTTTTAGACCGTTTCCTGCCGACCGATTCCTCGCAACGCGATCCCGGCAATGCCAAGGACGCCTACGACAATTTTCAGGAGTTGATCCAACGCTTTCCGCAGAGTAAATATGTGCCCGATGCTCGTTTGAGAATGGTGGCCTTGCGCAATAACATGGCGATGTATGAAGTGCATGTAGCTGATTTTTACATGCGCCGCAAAGCTTATGTGGCGGCGATTAACCGAGCGAATCACATCATCAAGGACTTTCAACGGACTCCGGCGGTGCCGCATGCCTTGCAAATCATGCAGGAGGGCTATCGCAAGCTGGGCATGGAGGATTTGGCGGCCGATGCCGAACGCGTATTCAATCTGAACTACCCCAACGGTATTCCGGTGGCCGATTACAAGGAAAAAACCATGATGGAAGAAACCTGGGACGCGATAGGCATGGATAAATAA
- a CDS encoding DUF2058 domain-containing protein, with product MKKPQTISLQEQLLKSGLASDAKAKQVKAEKRKQTKLQRNTGVEMVDDIKLSAEQARQQQIERDRELNRLRKLADEQKALAAQIRQITQLNRIAQDVNGIAYHFNHDNKVKQVYVADSVREALINGRAGIVRLEQGYEVVPAEIARKIQARNADSVVVLNQPTQDVAEADDPYAAYQIPDDLMW from the coding sequence ATGAAAAAACCGCAAACCATATCGCTACAGGAACAGCTGTTGAAATCCGGCCTAGCCAGCGATGCCAAGGCCAAACAAGTCAAGGCCGAAAAACGCAAGCAGACCAAGCTGCAGCGCAATACCGGCGTGGAAATGGTCGATGACATCAAACTCAGCGCGGAACAGGCGCGCCAGCAGCAAATCGAGCGGGATCGGGAATTGAACCGGCTACGCAAACTGGCCGACGAACAAAAAGCCCTTGCCGCGCAGATCAGGCAAATCACCCAATTGAACCGTATAGCGCAGGATGTCAACGGCATCGCCTATCATTTCAATCACGACAACAAGGTCAAACAGGTCTATGTGGCGGACAGCGTGCGTGAAGCCCTGATCAATGGCCGCGCCGGCATCGTCAGGCTGGAACAGGGCTATGAAGTGGTGCCGGCTGAAATCGCGCGCAAAATCCAGGCGAGGAACGCCGACAGCGTGGTGGTGCTCAACCAGCCGACACAGGATGTTGCCGAAGCCGACGATCCGTATGCCGCCTATCAGATTCCGGACGATTTGATGTGGTGA
- a CDS encoding hydrogenase maturation protease, whose protein sequence is MKKPILVFGYGNLSRGDDAVGPLLLEYLEQRADLTQVELLTDFQLQIEHALDLQDRDLVVFVDASVTGNDAFVFSKLKPCRDNSYTSHAMSPAALLQVFETVTGQPTPPSFLLSIKAESFELGEAVCQATAENLRQACRFAENLLARPLGEILQTQTAP, encoded by the coding sequence ATGAAAAAGCCTATTCTGGTATTTGGCTACGGCAATCTCAGCCGTGGCGACGACGCCGTCGGCCCACTATTGTTGGAATACCTGGAACAGCGGGCCGATCTGACGCAAGTTGAATTGCTGACCGACTTTCAATTACAAATCGAACATGCGCTGGATTTACAGGATCGCGACCTGGTGGTGTTTGTGGACGCTTCGGTAACGGGCAACGATGCTTTTGTATTTAGCAAACTCAAGCCCTGCCGCGACAACAGCTATACCAGCCATGCGATGAGTCCGGCGGCATTGCTGCAAGTGTTTGAAACCGTGACCGGCCAGCCCACTCCGCCCAGCTTCTTGTTAAGTATCAAAGCCGAATCTTTCGAGCTGGGCGAAGCTGTCTGCCAAGCTACTGCCGAAAATCTGCGCCAGGCTTGCCGGTTTGCAGAAAACCTGTTGGCCCGCCCGCTCGGTGAAATACTTCAGACACAGACTGCTCCATAA
- a CDS encoding Ni/Fe hydrogenase subunit alpha, giving the protein MYEHLETAQNPAQLKRVVVDPVSRVEGHGKVTLLLDENNKVQQARLHIVEFRGFEKFIQGRPYWELPVLVQRLCGICPVSHHLAAAKAIDQLVGIDPADLPPAADKLRRLLHFGQVLQSHALHFFHLSSPDLLFGFESDIGKRNVIAVLADYPDIGLQGVKLRKYGQEVIRMVSGKRVHGTGAIAGGMNKALSKEERDYLLQDIDQIIAWADASVALIKKVHTTNLPFYDEFATIRSNYLGLIKPNGALELYHGGIRAKNDRGETLVDHFDYCHYNDLIHEEVRSWSYMKFPYLTSLGKEMGWYRVGPLARVNNCDFIDTPLAEAARVEFKQHGGEAMVHSTLAFHWARLIELLHCAESIKTLLHDPDVMSNDLVAKGEKRYEGIGVIEAPRGTLFHHYQVDENDIVTKANLIVSTTSNNMGMNESVRQVAAEYLSGRELTEPLLNNLEVAIRAYDPCLSCATHAVGKMPLQLELVDAQGAMVDRLVRHGDGSFER; this is encoded by the coding sequence ATGTACGAACATCTCGAAACCGCCCAAAACCCTGCCCAGTTGAAACGGGTCGTGGTCGACCCCGTTTCCCGCGTCGAAGGCCATGGCAAAGTCACGCTGTTGCTCGACGAAAATAACAAGGTTCAACAGGCACGGCTGCATATCGTCGAATTCCGCGGCTTTGAAAAATTCATCCAGGGCCGCCCGTATTGGGAATTGCCGGTTCTTGTACAACGGCTGTGCGGTATTTGTCCGGTCAGCCATCACCTGGCCGCCGCCAAGGCCATCGATCAGCTGGTTGGCATCGATCCAGCCGATCTGCCGCCGGCCGCCGACAAACTGCGCCGCCTGCTGCATTTCGGTCAAGTATTGCAATCGCATGCCTTACACTTTTTCCACCTGTCCAGCCCGGATTTACTGTTCGGCTTCGAGAGCGACATCGGCAAACGCAATGTGATTGCCGTGTTAGCCGATTATCCCGATATCGGCCTGCAAGGCGTCAAGCTGCGTAAATACGGCCAGGAAGTGATCCGCATGGTGTCCGGCAAGCGGGTGCACGGTACCGGCGCGATTGCCGGCGGCATGAATAAGGCCCTGAGCAAGGAAGAACGCGATTACCTATTGCAGGACATCGATCAAATTATCGCCTGGGCCGACGCTTCGGTGGCACTGATCAAAAAAGTCCACACCACCAATCTGCCGTTTTACGACGAGTTCGCCACCATCCGTAGCAATTATCTGGGCTTGATCAAACCTAACGGCGCGCTGGAACTCTACCATGGCGGCATCAGGGCTAAAAACGACCGTGGCGAAACCCTGGTCGACCATTTCGATTATTGCCATTACAACGATCTGATACACGAAGAAGTACGCTCCTGGAGCTACATGAAATTCCCTTATCTGACTTCGTTGGGTAAAGAAATGGGCTGGTACCGGGTCGGGCCGTTGGCACGGGTCAATAACTGCGACTTCATCGATACGCCACTGGCGGAAGCCGCGCGAGTCGAATTCAAGCAACACGGCGGCGAAGCCATGGTGCATAGTACCTTGGCCTTCCATTGGGCACGGTTGATCGAACTGCTGCATTGCGCGGAAAGCATCAAAACTCTGCTGCACGATCCTGATGTGATGAGTAACGATCTGGTGGCCAAGGGCGAAAAACGCTACGAGGGCATTGGCGTGATCGAAGCGCCGCGAGGTACGCTGTTTCATCATTATCAGGTCGACGAAAACGACATCGTTACCAAGGCCAACCTGATCGTATCGACCACCAGCAACAACATGGGCATGAACGAATCGGTGCGGCAGGTTGCCGCGGAGTACCTGTCCGGCCGAGAGTTGACCGAACCCTTGTTGAATAATCTGGAAGTTGCGATCCGAGCCTACGACCCGTGTCTGTCCTGCGCTACCCACGCGGTCGGCAAGATGCCGCTGCAACTGGAGTTGGTCGATGCCCAGGGAGCCATGGTCGACCGTCTAGTTCGTCACGGCGACGGCAGCTTCGAACGCTGA
- a CDS encoding NADP oxidoreductase — MAKIKVATTSLAGCFGCHMSFLDLDERLVTLAEVAEFDRSPITDIEHCGPCDIGLIEGGVCNSENVHVLREFRKNCKILVAVGACAINGGLPALRNPISLEACLLEAYRDGIGVENAQIPNDPELPLLLDKVHPIHEIVKIDYFLPGCPPSADVFWTFLTDLLEGREPALPYELVHYD, encoded by the coding sequence ATGGCCAAGATTAAAGTTGCCACCACCTCGCTGGCCGGTTGCTTTGGCTGCCACATGTCATTCCTCGATCTGGATGAACGGCTGGTGACTCTGGCCGAAGTCGCCGAATTCGACCGCTCGCCGATCACCGACATCGAACATTGCGGCCCTTGCGACATTGGCCTGATCGAAGGTGGCGTCTGTAATTCCGAAAACGTGCATGTCCTGCGAGAGTTTCGTAAAAACTGCAAAATCCTGGTAGCGGTCGGTGCCTGCGCCATCAACGGCGGACTGCCCGCGCTACGTAATCCTATTTCGTTGGAAGCCTGTCTGTTGGAAGCCTATCGCGACGGCATAGGCGTCGAAAACGCCCAAATTCCCAACGACCCTGAATTACCTTTGCTGCTGGATAAAGTCCATCCGATCCACGAAATCGTCAAGATCGACTATTTCCTACCGGGCTGCCCACCGTCGGCGGACGTGTTCTGGACTTTCCTGACCGACTTACTGGAAGGCCGCGAACCGGCTTTACCTTATGAATTAGTCCATTACGACTAA